A genomic window from Microbacterium sp. H1-D42 includes:
- a CDS encoding 3-deoxy-7-phosphoheptulonate synthase: protein MHSTDTLETTADLHVAGFTALPSPASVAGALPLGAERGALVARTRAEVRAIMDGRDDRMLVIAGPCSIHDTDAGLEYAGRLVREAERHRDDLLIVMRAYFEKPRTTVGWKGLINDPHLDGSHDIETGLRMARGFLRDVTALGMPCGTEFLEPISPQYTADLITWGAIGARTTESQIHRQLASGLSMPIGFKNGTDGGLQVALDAASAASAPQAFLGIGGDGRASLVATTGNPDTSVILRGGADGPNYGAEHVRRASERLSAAGLTTRVIVDASHANSGKDHLRQAEVVAELAAQIATDGSAIAGVMLESNLVAGAQKLDVASGPAGLVRGQSVTDACMGWDATAEALAQLAAATRARRG from the coding sequence ATGCACAGCACTGACACCCTCGAGACCACCGCCGACCTGCACGTCGCCGGCTTCACGGCGCTGCCGTCGCCGGCATCCGTCGCAGGCGCGCTGCCGCTCGGCGCCGAGCGCGGCGCACTCGTGGCCCGCACGCGCGCCGAGGTGCGCGCGATCATGGATGGTCGCGATGATCGGATGCTGGTGATCGCCGGCCCCTGCTCGATCCACGACACCGACGCCGGGCTCGAATACGCCGGGCGCCTGGTGCGCGAGGCCGAGCGCCACCGCGACGACCTGCTGATCGTGATGCGCGCGTACTTCGAGAAGCCGCGCACCACGGTGGGCTGGAAGGGCCTCATCAACGACCCGCACCTGGACGGCAGCCACGACATCGAGACCGGGCTGCGGATGGCCCGCGGATTCCTGCGCGATGTCACCGCTCTCGGCATGCCGTGCGGCACGGAGTTCCTCGAGCCGATCAGCCCGCAGTACACCGCCGACCTCATCACGTGGGGTGCCATCGGCGCACGCACGACCGAGAGCCAGATCCACCGCCAGCTCGCCTCCGGCCTGTCGATGCCGATCGGCTTCAAGAACGGCACCGATGGCGGGCTGCAGGTCGCCCTGGATGCCGCGTCGGCAGCATCCGCCCCGCAGGCCTTCCTCGGCATCGGCGGTGACGGGCGCGCGAGCCTGGTCGCGACCACAGGCAACCCCGACACGTCCGTGATCCTTCGCGGCGGCGCCGACGGACCGAACTACGGCGCTGAGCACGTGCGGCGCGCGTCGGAGCGGCTGTCGGCCGCCGGGCTCACGACGCGGGTGATCGTCGACGCGAGCCACGCCAACAGCGGCAAGGACCACCTGCGGCAGGCCGAGGTCGTCGCCGAGCTGGCCGCGCAGATCGCGACCGACGGTTCGGCGATCGCCGGTGTGATGCTGGAGAGCAACCTCGTCGCCGGCGCACAGAAGCTCGATGTCGCATCGGGACCGGCCGGTCTGGTGCGCGGACAGAGCGTGACGGATGCCTGCATGGGCTGGGATGCCACGGCTGAGGCGCTCGCGCAGCTGGCCGCGGCCACGCGGGCGCGACGGGGCTGA